In Centroberyx gerrardi isolate f3 chromosome 11, fCenGer3.hap1.cur.20231027, whole genome shotgun sequence, the following are encoded in one genomic region:
- the LOC139932998 gene encoding frizzled-9-like, with amino-acid sequence MLDTEQEEGGVNRRHRLFNEEAQRDINLTSMEYFYFRIAILLWCQPFTAGFNLEIGAYDIERGRPGKCELITIPMCQGIGYNMTRMPNFMKYESQAEASIKLNEFAPLVEYGCDTHLRFFLCSLYVPMCTDKVSTTIPACRPMCELARQRCSPIMEKFSFSWPDSLDCTKLPIKNDPNSLCMEAPENDTRQEPRRGEGMLPVAPRHRQPGPGSSPPASSLALCENSDKFQYVETSQSCAPRCSVAIDVFWSRQDKDFAFIWMAVWSTLCFISTAFTVLTFLLDPQRFQYPERPIIFLSMCYNVYSVAFIIRLVAGAENIACDRENGEFYIIQEGLESTGCTIVFLILYYFGMASSIWWVILTLTWFLAAGKKWGHEAIEAHNSYFHMAAWGIPAMKTIVILIMRKVAGNELTGLCYVGSMDVNALTGFVLIPLSCYLVIGTSFILMGFVALFHIRKIMKTGGTNTEKLEKLMVKIGVFSILYTMPATCVIICYFYERLNIDYWKLQALESKCASFPGHRNEDCSLESSLPAVAVFMLKIFMSLVVGITSGVWVWSSKTIQTWQGLCNRKLAVRTNRKTCGSVSCSSSQCHYKAPAVVLHMSKTDSYLENPTHV; translated from the exons ATGTTGgacacagagcaggaggaaggcGGAGTGAACCGTCGTCACCGCCTCTTTAATGAAgaagcacagagagaca ttaatttaacttccatgGAGTATTTTTATTTCAGGATTGCAATTTTGCTGTGGTGCCAGCCTTTTACTGCTGGCTTCAACTTGGAGATTGGTGCTTATGACATAGAGAGGGGCAGACCTGGTAAGTGTGAACTAATAACCATCCCTATGTGTCAGGGCATTGGCTATAATATGACTCGGATGCCCAACTTCATGAAGTATGAGAGCCAAGCTGAGGCCAGCATCAAACTGAATGAATTTGCCCCTTTAGTGGAGTATGGTTGTGACACACACCTGCgttttttcctttgctctctctaTGTTCCAATGTGCACTGACAAAGTTTCCACCACCATCCCTGCCTGTCGGCCGATGTGTGAACTGGCGAGGCAGAGGTGCTCCCCCATCATGGAAAAGTTCAGCTTCAGCTGGCCTGACTCACTGGACTGTACCAAATTGCCAATCAAAAATGATCCCAACTCTCTGTGTATGGAGGCGCCTGAGAACGACACCAGGCAGGAGCCCAGGAGGGGGGAGGGCATGCTGCCGGTGGCACCCCGACACAGACAGCCGGGCCCAGGCAGCAGCCCCCCCGCCTCCAGCCTGGCCTTGTGTGAAAACTCAGACAAGTTCCAGTATGTGGAGACGAGCCAGTCATGTGCTCCCCGCTGCTCCGTCGCCATCGATGTATTCTGGTCTCGTCAGGACAAGGACTTTGCCTTCATCTGGATGGCGGTGTGGTCCACACTGTGCTTTATTTCCACTGCCTTCACAGTCCTGACATTCCTCCTGGACCCGCAGCGTTTCCAGTACCCTGAGAGGCCCATCATCTTCCTCAGCATGTGCTACAATGTCTACTCAGTAGCTTTCATCATCCGCTTGGTGGCTGGAGCGGAGAATATCGCCTGTGACCGTGAAAACGGTGAGTTCTACATCATCCAGGAAGGGCTGGAGTCCACAGGCTGCACCATAGTTTTTCTCATCCTCTATTATTTTGGCATGGCTTCCTCCATCTGGTGGGTCATCCTGACACTGACCTGGTTCCTGGCAGCTGGGAAGAAATGGGGCCACGAGGCCATTGAAGCCCACAACAGCTACTTCCACATGGCAGCATGGGGCATCCCAGCCATGAAGACCATTGTCATCCTCATCATGAGGAAGGTGGCAGGCAATGAGCTGACAGGTCTGTGCTATGTGGGCAGCATGGATGTCAATGCACTGACAGGGTTTGtgctcatccctctctcttgctaCCTTGTCATTGGCACCTCCTTTATCCTAATGGGCTTCGTGGCGCTCTTTCACATCCGCAAGATTATGAAGACTGGAGGCACCAACACAGAGAAACTGGAGAAGCTAATGGTGAAGATTGGTGTCTTCTCTATCCTCTACACTATGCCCGCCACCTGTGTCATCATCTGCTACTTTTATGAGAGGCTTAATATTGACTACTGGAAGCTTCAAGCTCTGGAGAGCAAGTGCGCCTCATTCCCCGGCCACAGGAACGAGGACTGTTCACTGGAGTCATCGCTGCCCGCTGTAGCAGTGTTCATGCTGAAGATCTTCATGTCCTTGGTTGTGGGCATCACTAGTGGCGTGTGGGTGTGGAGCTCAAAGACCATCCAGACCTGGCAGGGCCTGTGTAACAGGAAGTTGGCGGTTCGGACTAATAGGAAAACATGTGGGAGtgtcagctgcagcagctctcAGTGCCACTATAAGGCCCCGGCAGTGGTGCTGCACATGTCCAAAACAGATTCCTATCTAGAAAACCCCACACATGTCTGA
- the LOC139932991 gene encoding E3 ubiquitin-protein ligase rififylin-like: ISGYSWSCLNPTATVEENGSSWHQAGPNLGFSPSLTCPTHLCKACGGHFDTRARKHVCVDCKKNFCGRCSVQLEPPHPRLCHTCRRFHGTLFNRTQLMRLKVRELRDYLHLHEVPTQTCREKEELVDLVLDQHTPSNSSNDRPISPEFPPVGETTSPDSQPEETNESGLEAQAQDKSPQVSDEGENEEDEEDEEEEEDDNDEEDRESSDSDEGLMPGRRASLSDLSRVEDIEGLSVRQLKEILARNFVNFKGCCEKWELMERVTRLYNDYKDLQNQGEDTAAAKKLDENLCRICMDSPIDCVLLECGHMVTCSRCGKRMNECPICRQYVVRAVHVFRS; the protein is encoded by the exons ATATCCGGTTATAGCTGGTCCTGTCTGAACCCCACCGCCACAGTGGAAGAAAACGGCAGCTCATGGCACCAAGCCGGCCCAAATCTGGGCTTCAGTCCCTCCTTGACCTGCCCCACACATTTGTGTAAGGCTTGTGGAGGCCATTTTGACACCCGAGCAAGGAAG catgtgtgtgtggactgcaAGAAGAACTTCTGTGGCCGCTGCTCGGTACAGCTGGAGCCGCCACATCCTCGTCTCTGCCATACATGCCGGCGCTTCCATGGTACACTGTTTAACCGCACTCAGCTGATGAGGCTCAAG GTGCGGGAACTTCGCGACTACCTCCACCTTCACGAGGTGCCTACACAAACGTGTCGTGAGAAGGAGGAGCTAGTGGATCTGGTTCTGGATCAGCACACCCCGAGCAACAGCAGCAACGACCGTCCAATCTCCCCAGAGTTCCCGCCCGTCGGGGAGACGACCAGCCCCGACTCCCAGCCAGAAGAAACCAATGAGTCAGGACTTGAGGCCCAAGCACAGGACAAATCTCCGCAGGTCTCAGATGAAGGTGAAAATGAAGAGGAcgaagaggacgaggaggaggaagaggacgacaATGACGAAGAGGACAGGGAG TCTTCAGACAGCGATGAGGGGCTGATGCCAGGCAGAAGGGCCTCCCTGTCAGATCTGAGCCGGGTGGAGGACATCGAGGGCCTGAGCGTCCGCCAGCTCAAAGAAATCCTCGCCCGCAACTTTGTAAACTTCAAGGGGTGCTGCGAGAAGTGGGAGCTAATGGAGAGAGTCACCCGCCTCTACAATGACTACAAAGACCTCCAGAACCAAGGTGAAG ACACTGCTGCAGCAAAGAAGCTGGATGAGAACCTGTGTCGGATTTGCATGGACTCCCCTATTGACTGCGTACTGCTGGAATGCGGTCACATGGTCACCTGCAGTAGGTGTGGCAAGCGCATGAATGAATGCCCCATCTGCAGGCAGTACGTAGTCAGGGCCGTACATGTCTTCAGGTCCTGA